The following are encoded in a window of Halomarina salina genomic DNA:
- a CDS encoding type II toxin-antitoxin system VapC family toxin, producing MSRDGATPIFVDTGAFYARADEDDAHHDEATRLFDGIRSGDVPYRPMYTSQSVLSEFATLALYKLGHSVATRALRAIRGSDSINRLPVGRPTFEAAAEQFERYDDQQISFVDHTTGVLAAERDIDHVFAFDSDFRTLGFSLVPEDIELTGE from the coding sequence GTGAGCCGTGACGGCGCGACGCCGATATTCGTCGATACCGGGGCGTTCTACGCGCGGGCCGACGAGGACGACGCACACCACGACGAGGCGACCCGCCTGTTCGATGGGATTCGGTCCGGCGACGTTCCGTACCGACCGATGTACACGTCCCAGTCCGTTCTCTCGGAGTTCGCGACACTGGCGCTGTACAAACTGGGCCACAGCGTCGCCACGAGGGCGCTTCGCGCTATCAGAGGGTCGGACAGTATCAACCGTCTCCCCGTCGGGCGACCGACGTTCGAGGCCGCAGCCGAGCAGTTCGAGCGGTACGACGACCAGCAAATTTCGTTCGTCGACCACACGACCGGCGTGCTCGCCGCGGAGCGTGACATCGACCACGTCTTCGCCTTCGATAGCGACTTCCGGACGCTCGGATTCTCCCTCGTTCCCGAGGACATCGAACTCACCGGGGAGTGA